The genomic region TGCAGGCGCGCGACCTCGACCTCCTTGCGCAGCATCGGCAGAACTTTCTCCATGCGCTTGAGCATCGGCACGCAGTCGAGGACTTCCTGCAACTCATTGCCGGTGGCCGAGGTGAGGGCGGCGGCGAAGTCGGTCAGCGGCGACGGATCGTTGGGGCTGAAGCGGTTGAGGTAGTTCTTCAGCTCTTCGCTGTACAGCGGATTGAGTGGCAGCAGTTCCTTGATCGCATTGATCAGGGCCATGCCGTAGGCCTTCACTTCGTCGGTCGGCTCGCTCGGCTGGTGCGGGTATTCCAGTTCCACCAGATACGGTGGGCGATGGTGCTTGAGCCAGGTGCGGATACGCACGCGGGTCAGGCCCTGGGCCACGAACTGCAGCTTGCCGCTCTCGCGGCTGGCATGGTGCACCTTCACCAGGGTGCCGTACTCCGGCAGGCTCTTGGTATCGAAGTGGCGGGTGTCTTCGGTCGGGGTGTCGACGAAGAACAGTGCCAGGGAATGATGCTCGGACTTGCTCACCAGCTCCAGGGTTTCGGCCCAGGGTTCCTCATTGACGATGACCGGCAGTACCTGTGCCGGGAAGAACGGACGATTGTGGATCGGGATGATGTAGACCGTGTCCGGCAGGTTCTGTCCGGGCAGGGCGAGGCTGGTGCCGGAAGGCTTGCCATCGTCGTGTGCGGCATCGTGATGGTCTTGTGCGTCGGCTTGCTGGGTCGGGTGATCGGGGAATTCTTGCTGGTTGCTCATTGGGGCACCTGCACAGTGGAGTATGCAAGTTAGATGGGGAGATCGAGTGGCGGTTTCAATGGTCCGCTGCTATAGCTTTGGTCAAATCGGCCGATAGCTCGACAATAGACCTGTACATAATTTGTTTTTATGTAGAAGTTTTTCACAGGTGCGAGCCGTGAGTCGGTGCGCCATAAATAGTGGCCAAATGCCTTATTTTTGTCGTGATCTTCTGCCCGCACCCCGGTAATCTGCACTTGCTGATCCCTGTGTGTCAGGGCAGGCCATTTTTGAACGAACTTATGAGTAGTTGCTGCATGGCCCGCCAGACCTCCCTATCTGTATTGTTTCTATGTGTTGCCGGATTGTTCTCCAGCAACCCGAGTTACGCCGCCGATCTGCAGGCCGAGATCGTCGACCAACAGGGCAAGCCGTTGGTGGGGGCGGTACTGACTTTGCAGGGGAACGCCTCGTCGGTGGCCTACAACCTGAAGGCCGACATGGACCAGCGCGACAAGCAGTACGTGCCCCATGTCCTGGCGGTGCACACCGGGACCCAGGTCAAGTTTCCCAACAGCGACAACATCCGCCATCAGGTCTATTCTTTCTCGCAACCCAAGCGCTTTGAACTGCGCCTGTATGAAGGCACACCGTCGGATCCGGTGCTGTTCGACAAGCCCGGTGTGGTCGTGCTGGGCTGCAATATTCACGACTGGATGCTCGGTTACATCTACGTCACCGATGACCCCTGGTTTGCGACCAGCAACGACAGTGGGGGGATCGTCGTCGACAAGCTGCCCGCCGGTCATTACCGCGTGACCCTCTGGCATCCGCAGGTGGCGGATATGCAGCCGCAATCGGGCGGTGAAATCGATGTGCCGGCTACGGGCCTCAAGCAGCGCTTCAGCCTGACGATCCAACCGCTCTCGCCGGATGCTCCGTCGGCGCCAGCACCGAGTGCCTTTGGTGATGCTTTCAATAAAGCTATCAGTGAACCTGCGCAGTAGTTTTCAGGCGCGGATCGCCGTCGTCATTACCCTGCTGTTGCTGGTGGTGGTGGGTGCCTTGTACTTAAGTGTCAAGGTGGCCACCAACGAAGCGGTGCAGAGCCAGGCGCGCACGCAGTTGGCCGTCGGTACACGGGTTTTCGAACGGCTGCTGGACGTGCAAAGCCGGCGCCTGGGTGACGGTGTGCAACTGCTGGCGGCGGATTTCGGTTTCCGCGATGCAGTCTCCAGTGGCGACTCGGCGACCATTCGTTCGGTACTGATCAATCACGGTAAACGCATCAACGCCAGCGACATGATCCTGTTGAGCATGGACGGCACGGTCATGGCCAGTACGCTCAGCGATACGCCCGACGGCACGCCGTTCCGCTTCGATCAGGCCCTGCGCGATGCCCGGCGCAACCGGCAATCGGCCGTGATCGTGCCGTTGCTGGGCAAGCCGCACCTGCTGGTCGAGGCGCAGGTTTTGGCGCCACTGCCGATTGCCCGGGTGGTGATGGGTTTTTCCATGGACAACGCCTTTGCCTCGCAACTGCGCTCATTGACCAACCTTGAGGTGTCGTTCCTCACGGTCGACCACCAGCAAGCGGGCGAACTGGTCAGCACCCAGCCGGCCTCGCTGGCTTCGAGCATCATTCCGCTGATGCTCGAAGCTTCCTCCGGCCATCAGATGCAGATGACCGAACACCTCAGCCAGAACTTCCTCAGCCAGTCGCTCCGGCTGGCCAGTGCCAGCGATAGCAACGACAGCCAGGTCATCGCCCTGTTGCAGAGCCCGCTGGATGCCGCAATGCAGGCGTTTGCACCACTGGATG from Pseudomonas asplenii harbors:
- a CDS encoding methylamine utilization protein, with the translated sequence MARQTSLSVLFLCVAGLFSSNPSYAADLQAEIVDQQGKPLVGAVLTLQGNASSVAYNLKADMDQRDKQYVPHVLAVHTGTQVKFPNSDNIRHQVYSFSQPKRFELRLYEGTPSDPVLFDKPGVVVLGCNIHDWMLGYIYVTDDPWFATSNDSGGIVVDKLPAGHYRVTLWHPQVADMQPQSGGEIDVPATGLKQRFSLTIQPLSPDAPSAPAPSAFGDAFNKAISEPAQ